In one Nocardioides luteus genomic region, the following are encoded:
- a CDS encoding anti-sigma factor antagonist, producing MDLTLATRELDSATVVAVGGEIDVYTAPKLRDKITELVARGHYDIVIDLEAVEFLDSTGLGVLVGGLKKVRQHDGMLRLVCTQERLLKIFRITGLAKVFDIHASAEGAAAG from the coding sequence GTGGATCTGACGCTTGCGACTCGCGAGCTCGACTCGGCCACCGTCGTGGCCGTGGGCGGCGAGATCGACGTCTATACCGCGCCGAAGCTGAGGGACAAGATCACCGAGCTGGTCGCTCGGGGTCACTACGACATCGTCATCGACCTCGAGGCCGTGGAGTTCCTCGACTCGACCGGCCTCGGCGTCCTGGTCGGCGGCCTGAAGAAGGTCCGCCAGCACGACGGCATGCTGCGCCTGGTCTGTACGCAGGAGCGGCTGCTCAAGATCTTCCGGATCACCGGCCTCGCCAAGGTCTTCGACATCCACGCCAGCGCCGAGGGCGCGGCAGCAGGCTGA
- a CDS encoding DUF7059 domain-containing protein, translating to MSDLPHRLRDALQQADFSYDSVAELLGPIAHSALSRNETLPGRRRTHGGSPLETLVRLFLLQTTVSLDHAEAALPGLVDRLAVEGILEQSVGEVAARLDVRPYATDDTTLWVVSDLTPGLDGRPQRVGPEHVLGISPASTSLAQLTIRDEVGTALDLGTGCGVQALHLATHSDRVVATDVNQRALWITAFNAALNDVADRIDVRDGSFFEPVAGERFDLIATNPPFVISPATGERLVYRDSGLPGDRVVEDIVRAAPGMLTEGGWCQILGNWIISEEQPWDDRLEGWLGDEVDAFVVQREVLDPAAYVELWLKDSGHHGAEDYLTRYDTWLSWFEEQKIEGVGFGWINLHRTDSADPKRELLEWPYDVEQPIAPALKAWGDAARVEVTEDSTLVLAEDVQQETVGQPGAEDPSTVILRQQRGLRRARQADTIEAAFAGACDGDLAVGQILDALAQILDRDPAVVRSSYLPIAQELVSEGFLRPAPGTPGPAA from the coding sequence GTGAGTGACCTCCCGCACCGGCTCCGTGACGCCCTTCAGCAGGCTGACTTCTCCTACGACTCCGTCGCCGAGCTGCTCGGCCCGATCGCCCACTCCGCGCTCAGCCGCAACGAGACCCTTCCAGGCCGGCGGCGCACTCACGGCGGCTCTCCGCTGGAGACCCTCGTCCGGCTCTTCCTGCTGCAGACGACCGTCTCCCTCGACCACGCCGAGGCGGCCCTTCCCGGGCTCGTCGACCGGCTCGCCGTCGAGGGCATCCTGGAGCAGTCGGTCGGCGAGGTCGCGGCCCGCCTGGACGTGCGCCCGTACGCCACCGATGACACCACCCTGTGGGTCGTCTCCGACCTCACGCCGGGCCTCGATGGCCGCCCGCAGCGCGTCGGCCCCGAGCACGTGCTCGGGATCAGCCCCGCCTCCACCTCCCTCGCCCAGCTGACCATCCGTGACGAGGTCGGCACCGCCCTCGACCTCGGCACCGGCTGTGGCGTACAGGCTCTCCATCTCGCCACCCACAGCGACCGGGTGGTCGCGACCGACGTCAACCAGCGAGCCCTGTGGATCACCGCGTTCAACGCCGCGCTCAACGACGTGGCGGATCGGATCGACGTACGCGACGGGTCGTTCTTCGAGCCCGTCGCCGGCGAGCGGTTCGACCTGATCGCCACCAACCCGCCGTTCGTGATCAGCCCGGCGACCGGCGAGCGCCTCGTCTACCGCGACTCCGGCCTCCCCGGTGACCGGGTGGTCGAGGACATCGTCAGGGCCGCTCCCGGCATGCTCACCGAGGGTGGCTGGTGTCAGATCCTGGGCAACTGGATCATCTCCGAGGAGCAGCCCTGGGACGACCGCCTCGAGGGCTGGCTCGGTGACGAGGTCGACGCGTTCGTGGTGCAGCGTGAGGTGCTCGACCCCGCGGCGTACGTCGAGCTGTGGCTCAAGGACTCCGGCCACCACGGCGCCGAGGACTACCTGACCCGCTACGACACCTGGCTGTCCTGGTTCGAGGAGCAGAAGATCGAGGGCGTCGGGTTCGGCTGGATCAACCTCCACCGCACCGACAGCGCCGACCCGAAGCGCGAGCTGCTCGAGTGGCCCTACGACGTCGAGCAGCCGATCGCGCCGGCGCTCAAGGCATGGGGCGACGCCGCCCGCGTCGAGGTCACCGAGGACTCCACGCTGGTGCTCGCCGAGGACGTCCAGCAGGAGACTGTCGGCCAGCCCGGCGCCGAGGACCCGAGCACCGTCATCCTCCGCCAGCAGCGCGGCCTGCGCCGCGCCCGCCAGGCCGACACGATCGAGGCGGCCTTCGCGGGCGCCTGCGACGGCGACCTGGCCGTCGGCCAGATCCTCGACGCGCTCGCGCAGATCCTCGACCGCGACCCCGCGGTCGTGCGCAGCAGCTATCTGCCGATCGCCCAGGAGCTGGTCAGCGAGGGGTTCCTCCGTCCCGCGCCAGGCACGCCTGGTCCCGCAGCCTGA
- the topA gene encoding type I DNA topoisomerase, with the protein MAHKLVIVESPAKAQKIGGYLGQGYVVEASVGHIRDLPQSAADTPAKIKDKPWGRFGVDVDNGFTPYYVVPSDKKKQIAKLKSLLKDADELYLATDEDREGEAIAWHLLDELKPKKDIPVKRMVFHEITKPAILAAAENPRELDMDLVEAQESRRILDRLYGYEISPVLWKKVMPRLSAGRVQSVATRLVVDRERERIAFRTASYWDLAGTFDAGSDHDPRMFPAKITSIDGNRVARGTDFGPDGLLKSDKVVHLDRSRAEALVAALDNQTYEVRSVESKPYKRSPYAPFRTTTMQQEASRKLGMSASTTMSVAQRLYENGFITYMRTDSTTLSGDAISAARAQVRELYGAEYLPDAPRTYASKVKNAQEAHEAIRPAGDSFRTPAQTGLTGDQFRLYELIWMRTVASQMKDAVGNSVAIRLGATATTGEDVVFSATGRVITFHGFLKAYVEGTDSADQTSDDQQTRLPNLAEGETVNAASITADGHETKPPARYTEATLVRELEEREIGRPSTYASIIQTIINRGYVFKKGTALVPAWVAFSVVRLLEEHFPRQIDYRFTASMEEILDEIAKGAKDMTTELGEFYFGSERVKGLKPLVDGLGDIDARELATFPVGGPESGVNLRVGRYGPYIEGPGDDGTPFAVRANVPDDLPPDELTLEKAKELFANPAGEELNLGVHPDTGLTVVAKSGRFGPYVTEQLPEDAKKGAKPRTASLFKSMNLQTITLEDAVKLLTLPRVVGTAADGEEITAQNGRYGPYLKKGTDSRTLSSEDQLLTITLEEAEQIYAQPKQRGRAAAKPPLKELGPDPVSGQPMIVKDGRFGPYVTDGEYNATLRAADDLETLTAERAAELLAEKRAKGPAKKTTKRTTKKTAKKSTAKKSTTKKSTAKKTTKKAATKKS; encoded by the coding sequence GTGGCACACAAGTTGGTGATCGTCGAGTCCCCGGCGAAGGCTCAGAAGATCGGCGGATACCTCGGACAGGGGTATGTCGTCGAGGCATCCGTCGGGCACATCCGCGACCTTCCGCAGAGCGCGGCAGACACCCCCGCCAAGATCAAGGACAAGCCGTGGGGGCGCTTCGGCGTCGATGTCGACAACGGCTTCACCCCTTACTACGTCGTGCCCAGCGACAAGAAGAAGCAGATCGCCAAGCTCAAGTCGCTCCTCAAGGACGCCGACGAGCTCTACCTCGCCACCGATGAGGACCGCGAGGGCGAGGCGATCGCCTGGCACCTCCTCGACGAGCTGAAGCCGAAGAAGGACATCCCGGTCAAGCGGATGGTCTTCCACGAGATCACCAAGCCCGCGATCCTCGCCGCCGCCGAGAACCCCCGCGAGCTCGACATGGACCTCGTCGAGGCCCAGGAGTCCCGCCGCATCCTGGACCGTCTCTACGGCTACGAGATCTCCCCGGTGCTCTGGAAGAAGGTCATGCCCCGGCTGAGCGCCGGGCGGGTCCAGTCCGTCGCCACCAGGCTCGTCGTCGACCGCGAGCGCGAGCGGATCGCCTTCCGCACCGCCTCCTACTGGGACCTGGCCGGCACCTTCGACGCCGGCTCCGACCACGACCCGCGGATGTTCCCGGCCAAGATCACCTCGATCGACGGCAACCGCGTCGCCCGCGGCACCGACTTCGGTCCCGACGGCCTGCTCAAGAGCGACAAGGTCGTCCACCTCGACCGCAGCCGCGCCGAGGCTCTCGTGGCCGCTCTCGACAACCAGACCTACGAGGTCCGCAGCGTCGAGTCCAAGCCCTACAAGCGCAGCCCCTACGCCCCCTTCCGCACCACCACGATGCAGCAGGAGGCCAGCCGCAAGCTCGGGATGAGCGCGTCGACCACGATGTCGGTCGCGCAGCGTCTCTACGAGAACGGCTTCATCACCTACATGCGTACCGACTCCACCACCCTGAGCGGCGACGCCATCAGCGCCGCCCGAGCTCAGGTGAGGGAGCTCTACGGCGCCGAATACCTGCCCGATGCTCCGCGGACGTACGCCTCCAAGGTCAAGAACGCGCAGGAGGCCCACGAGGCGATCCGGCCCGCCGGAGACTCCTTCCGGACGCCGGCGCAGACCGGGCTGACCGGCGACCAGTTCCGCCTCTACGAGCTGATCTGGATGCGCACCGTCGCCTCCCAGATGAAGGACGCGGTCGGCAACTCGGTCGCGATCCGCCTCGGCGCGACGGCGACCACCGGCGAGGACGTGGTCTTCTCCGCCACCGGTCGCGTGATCACCTTCCACGGCTTCCTGAAGGCGTACGTCGAGGGCACCGACTCCGCCGACCAGACCTCCGACGACCAGCAGACCCGGCTTCCGAACCTCGCCGAGGGCGAGACGGTCAACGCGGCCAGCATCACCGCCGACGGTCACGAGACCAAGCCCCCGGCCCGCTACACCGAGGCGACCCTCGTCCGTGAGCTCGAGGAGCGCGAGATCGGCCGCCCGTCGACCTACGCGAGCATCATCCAGACGATCATCAACCGCGGGTACGTCTTCAAGAAGGGCACCGCGCTGGTGCCGGCCTGGGTGGCGTTCTCCGTGGTCAGGCTGCTCGAGGAGCACTTCCCCCGGCAGATCGACTACCGGTTCACGGCGAGCATGGAGGAGATCCTCGACGAGATCGCCAAGGGCGCCAAGGACATGACCACCGAGCTCGGGGAGTTCTACTTCGGCTCCGAGCGGGTCAAGGGCCTCAAGCCGCTGGTCGACGGTCTCGGCGACATCGACGCCCGCGAGCTGGCGACCTTCCCGGTCGGCGGCCCGGAGTCCGGCGTCAACCTCCGGGTCGGTCGCTACGGTCCCTACATCGAGGGCCCCGGCGACGACGGCACCCCGTTCGCGGTCCGTGCCAATGTCCCCGACGACCTGCCTCCCGACGAGCTCACCCTGGAGAAGGCCAAGGAGCTCTTCGCCAACCCGGCCGGCGAGGAGCTGAACCTCGGCGTCCACCCCGACACCGGGCTCACCGTCGTCGCGAAGAGCGGCCGGTTCGGTCCGTACGTCACCGAGCAGCTCCCCGAGGACGCCAAGAAGGGCGCCAAGCCCCGCACTGCCAGCCTCTTCAAGAGCATGAACCTGCAGACCATCACGCTCGAGGACGCGGTCAAGCTGCTGACCCTGCCCCGGGTCGTCGGCACCGCCGCCGACGGCGAGGAGATCACCGCCCAGAACGGCCGCTACGGGCCGTACCTGAAGAAGGGCACCGACTCCCGCACCCTGAGCTCCGAGGACCAGCTGCTCACCATCACCCTCGAAGAGGCCGAGCAGATCTACGCCCAGCCGAAGCAGCGGGGCCGCGCCGCCGCCAAGCCGCCCCTCAAGGAACTCGGCCCCGACCCGGTCTCCGGGCAGCCGATGATCGTCAAGGACGGCCGCTTCGGTCCCTACGTCACCGACGGTGAGTACAACGCCACCCTCCGCGCCGCCGACGACCTGGAGACCCTGACGGCCGAGCGCGCCGCCGAGCTCCTCGCCGAGAAGCGCGCCAAGGGCCCGGCGAAGAAGACGACCAAGCGGACGACGAAGAAGACCGCCAAGAAGTCCACGGCGAAGAAGTCGACCACGAAGAAGTCCACGGCCAAGAAGACGACCAAGAAGGCTGCGACGAAGAAGTCGTGA
- a CDS encoding ion channel, with protein MYFLIRLVRRTSRHSAWVLPLAIICFVFVTGWIAMAVAQPGSDIVHPANYWWWFLVTATTVGYGDFFPETTGGRLVGAYVVFGSITTLAILFSRISAIIENAKGRRMRGEISFSGRSHIVLLGYTAGRTERLLTELLSEPEREVVLATWEDQLSEHPLAGEERLHFVRGDLTDLSVLGRTGLAGAHSVLIDARDDNEAVTLTVAAHTSAPSVHTIVALRDLRVQRTIFRIDTTVHCIQWHNTQLIAEELSDPGIAEVYQELATAGGKGTYSLTVPSGGATATVEAWQGALGRGHGATLLAVRTVDGIQVSPSWDLPVSPGARLFYIASDRLDYDEVAGALG; from the coding sequence ATGTACTTCCTGATCCGACTCGTCCGGCGCACCTCGCGACACTCCGCCTGGGTGCTCCCGCTCGCGATCATCTGCTTCGTATTCGTCACCGGCTGGATCGCGATGGCCGTGGCCCAGCCCGGCAGCGACATCGTGCACCCCGCCAACTACTGGTGGTGGTTCCTGGTCACCGCGACCACCGTCGGCTACGGCGACTTCTTCCCCGAGACGACCGGCGGCCGGCTCGTCGGGGCGTACGTCGTCTTCGGCTCCATCACCACCCTCGCCATCTTGTTCAGCCGGATCTCGGCAATCATCGAGAACGCCAAAGGACGCCGCATGCGTGGAGAGATCTCTTTCAGCGGACGAAGCCACATCGTGCTGCTCGGCTACACCGCCGGCCGTACCGAGCGGCTTCTCACCGAGCTGCTCTCCGAGCCCGAACGGGAGGTCGTGCTCGCGACCTGGGAGGACCAGCTCTCCGAGCACCCGCTGGCCGGGGAGGAGCGGCTCCATTTCGTACGCGGCGACCTCACCGACCTCTCCGTGCTGGGCCGGACCGGGCTGGCCGGTGCGCACAGCGTGCTGATCGACGCGCGGGACGACAACGAGGCGGTCACGCTCACCGTCGCCGCCCACACGTCGGCTCCTTCGGTGCACACCATCGTCGCCCTGCGCGACCTGCGCGTGCAGCGCACCATCTTCCGCATCGACACCACCGTCCACTGCATCCAGTGGCACAACACCCAGCTGATCGCCGAGGAGCTCAGCGACCCCGGGATCGCGGAGGTCTACCAGGAGCTCGCCACCGCCGGCGGCAAGGGCACCTACTCGCTCACGGTCCCCTCCGGGGGTGCCACGGCGACCGTCGAGGCATGGCAAGGAGCCCTCGGGCGCGGCCACGGTGCCACTCTCCTGGCCGTCCGCACCGTCGACGGCATCCAGGTCAGCCCGTCGTGGGATCTGCCCGTCTCCCCCGGCGCCCGGCTCTTCTACATCGCCTCGGACCGGCTGGACTACGACGAGGTCGCCGGGGCGCTCGGCTGA
- a CDS encoding polyamine aminopropyltransferase, producing the protein MSLSLPSLPALPAGRAARLLVLAAVFVCAACGLVYELALVTLGSYLLGNSIAQTSLVIAVSMFAMGVGAVLAKPLTARPLRAFVGVEIALAAVGGASVPALYASFAWLHLYTPMMLLVTFLIGALVGAEIPLLMELLQRLRRQQASLAVADINAVDYVGALIGGLAFPFVLLPTLGLLVGTVATAALNVLAAWTVGVALAGTRRRRGLVTAVCGALAVALGATAVTADAFELNARQALYRDPIIHAERSDYQEIVVTRGAPFGPEFDDVRLFLDGDLQFSSLDEYRYHEMLVHPAMNGTHQRVLILGGGDGLAAREVLRYRSVSSVTLVDLDPAVVSLARSYDPVSSLTSGSLEDPRLTYVADDAFSWVRDYSGAPFDVVIADFPDPDSTALAKLYSVENYSMISRLMAPAARLVVQSGSPFFAPDAFWSVRHTLAEAGYRTTPYQADVPSFGNWGYVLASRGGTAPELALDDEAPGGLRYASDAVLAAASSFPPDRAERPTSVTTLLDPAILDYARHGWVGY; encoded by the coding sequence GTGAGCCTGTCCCTCCCTTCGTTGCCTGCGCTGCCGGCGGGACGGGCGGCCCGGCTGCTCGTCCTCGCGGCGGTGTTCGTCTGCGCGGCGTGCGGGCTGGTCTACGAGCTCGCGCTGGTGACGCTGGGGAGCTATCTGCTCGGCAACTCGATCGCGCAGACGTCGCTGGTGATCGCGGTGTCGATGTTCGCGATGGGCGTCGGCGCCGTGCTCGCCAAGCCGCTCACCGCGCGGCCGCTGCGGGCGTTCGTGGGCGTGGAGATCGCGCTCGCCGCGGTCGGCGGCGCCTCGGTGCCGGCCCTGTACGCCTCGTTCGCGTGGCTGCACCTCTACACCCCGATGATGCTGCTGGTGACGTTCCTGATCGGCGCCCTGGTCGGCGCCGAGATCCCGCTGCTGATGGAGCTTCTCCAGCGGCTGCGGCGCCAGCAGGCCTCGCTCGCGGTCGCCGACATCAACGCCGTCGACTACGTGGGGGCGCTGATCGGCGGGCTGGCGTTCCCGTTCGTGCTGCTGCCGACGCTGGGGCTGCTGGTAGGCACCGTGGCCACCGCTGCCCTGAACGTGCTCGCGGCCTGGACGGTCGGGGTCGCGCTGGCGGGGACCCGGCGGCGCCGGGGGCTCGTCACGGCGGTCTGCGGCGCTCTGGCCGTCGCGCTCGGTGCGACCGCGGTGACGGCCGACGCCTTCGAGCTCAACGCCCGGCAGGCGCTCTACCGCGACCCGATCATCCACGCCGAGCGCTCCGACTACCAGGAGATCGTGGTGACCCGCGGCGCTCCGTTCGGGCCGGAGTTCGACGACGTACGCCTCTTTCTCGACGGTGACCTGCAGTTCTCGTCCCTGGACGAATACCGGTACCACGAGATGCTCGTCCATCCGGCGATGAACGGGACCCACCAGCGGGTGCTGATCCTCGGCGGCGGGGACGGGCTCGCGGCGCGCGAGGTGCTGCGCTACCGGTCGGTGTCGTCGGTGACCCTGGTCGACCTCGACCCGGCGGTGGTGTCGCTGGCGCGCTCCTACGACCCGGTCTCGTCGCTGACCTCGGGCTCCCTGGAGGACCCCCGGCTGACGTACGTCGCCGACGACGCGTTCTCCTGGGTCCGTGACTACTCGGGGGCGCCGTTCGACGTGGTCATCGCCGACTTTCCCGACCCCGACTCGACCGCGCTGGCCAAGCTCTACTCGGTCGAGAACTACAGCATGATCTCCCGGTTGATGGCTCCGGCAGCGCGGCTGGTCGTGCAGTCGGGCAGCCCGTTCTTCGCGCCGGACGCGTTCTGGTCCGTACGGCACACCCTCGCCGAGGCCGGCTACCGGACCACGCCCTACCAGGCGGACGTACCCTCCTTCGGCAACTGGGGCTACGTCCTCGCCTCCCGCGGTGGCACAGCCCCCGAGCTCGCCCTCGACGACGAGGCACCGGGCGGGCTCCGCTACGCCAGTGACGCCGTGCTCGCGGCGGCCTCCTCGTTCCCGCCGGACCGCGCCGAGCGGCCGACCTCGGTCACCACGCTGCTGGATCCGGCGATCCTGGACTACGCCCGGCACGGCTGGGTGGGCTACTGA
- a CDS encoding DUF350 domain-containing protein, producing the protein MTDLMSGLLSTVAFAALGLVLLVIGFYVIDLLTPGKLGQLIFVEHRRDPALLLGSSVLAIATIVATSIYTAEADTFQGLAETAAYGLIGIALLAVAFVILDLLTPGRLGELMTDDKDDPAIWVAVAVQLSVGVIVAASIT; encoded by the coding sequence ATGACTGACCTCATGAGCGGACTGCTGTCCACCGTCGCCTTCGCCGCCCTCGGGCTGGTCCTGCTGGTGATCGGCTTCTACGTGATCGACCTGCTCACGCCCGGCAAGCTGGGCCAGCTGATCTTCGTGGAGCACCGCCGCGACCCCGCGCTGCTGCTCGGCTCCTCGGTCCTGGCGATCGCCACGATCGTGGCCACCTCGATCTACACCGCGGAGGCGGACACGTTCCAAGGGCTCGCCGAGACCGCTGCGTACGGGCTCATCGGGATCGCCCTGCTCGCGGTCGCGTTCGTGATCCTCGACCTGCTCACCCCGGGTCGGCTCGGTGAGCTGATGACCGACGACAAGGACGACCCGGCGATCTGGGTCGCGGTCGCGGTGCAGCTCTCCGTCGGCGTGATCGTGGCGGCCTCGATCACGTGA
- a CDS encoding DUF4247 domain-containing protein — protein MSESNGSNRKLIGWAIVAVCVVIAIIIAIVVAGDGNNPEKYLRKNFDHVSGSDPDSDAGIVFEDDGSVSSVANQIASGTDADENRAEGFNHYLRYDDDWLVVVEPRTPSGSTITLYEYDRGYRHHSTVIGLWGWNSYYGRNSSGGSSGDSFRGGGSGFGK, from the coding sequence GTGTCTGAATCGAACGGATCGAACCGCAAGCTGATCGGCTGGGCGATCGTCGCGGTGTGCGTCGTGATCGCCATCATCATCGCCATCGTCGTGGCGGGCGACGGGAACAACCCCGAGAAGTACCTGCGCAAGAACTTCGACCACGTCAGCGGCTCCGACCCCGACAGCGATGCCGGGATCGTCTTCGAGGACGACGGCTCGGTGTCCTCGGTCGCCAACCAGATCGCGAGCGGCACCGACGCCGACGAGAACCGGGCCGAGGGCTTCAACCACTACCTGCGCTACGACGACGACTGGCTGGTGGTCGTGGAGCCGCGTACGCCCTCGGGATCGACGATCACCCTCTACGAGTACGACCGCGGCTACCGGCACCACAGCACCGTGATCGGCCTGTGGGGCTGGAACAGCTACTACGGCCGCAACAGCAGCGGCGGCAGCAGCGGTGATTCCTTCCGCGGCGGCGGCAGCGGATTCGGCAAGTGA
- a CDS encoding DUF2617 family protein — MTLLDVPFADVRGDTLRWTLAPVACTPLASCSVQLGGGLTVTLSVLGASHQVVVRRHDRPLLHETVACGIAEATFLPAAHAEGGYSLGSYVAKLEPEELAERASELVERLEGRTDAVVAHFPGDPHAVTALAIDELGEQQISWSTWHTYPQTGEIVATVTSYRPEEVARV, encoded by the coding sequence GTGACCCTCCTCGACGTCCCGTTCGCGGACGTACGCGGAGACACCCTGCGCTGGACCCTCGCACCGGTCGCCTGCACTCCCCTGGCTTCCTGCTCGGTGCAGCTCGGGGGCGGCCTGACCGTCACGCTGAGCGTCCTGGGCGCCAGCCACCAGGTCGTCGTACGCCGCCACGACCGCCCGCTCCTGCACGAGACGGTCGCGTGCGGGATCGCCGAGGCCACCTTTCTTCCCGCGGCTCACGCGGAGGGTGGCTACAGCCTCGGTTCCTACGTCGCCAAGCTGGAGCCCGAGGAGCTCGCCGAGCGGGCGTCGGAGCTCGTGGAGCGGTTGGAGGGACGTACCGACGCCGTTGTCGCGCACTTCCCGGGCGACCCGCACGCGGTGACCGCGCTGGCGATCGACGAGCTCGGCGAGCAGCAGATCTCCTGGAGCACCTGGCACACCTACCCGCAGACCGGCGAGATCGTCGCCACCGTCACCAGCTACCGGCCCGAGGAGGTCGCACGTGTCTGA
- a CDS encoding DUF4178 domain-containing protein gives MIYVLIVLLLAALAVAAYLLWRSRQQPTAQREPDDFIGDQHKHASDQLRQLRNGDVVEYLGHNWFVRGRIDFDEDGYRWTEHMIDDAEGKKWLSIEDDESFEVSLWHAIPLGDIEQGTVGDRDVIVGGVAYRLQEKGSAAFTATGATGTAPSGTAEYADYKSVDGKLLGFEKWGSNWEPSLGEVLQPFELTVYPSTDRPATLDDE, from the coding sequence GTGATCTACGTCCTGATCGTCCTGCTGCTGGCCGCGCTCGCGGTCGCGGCCTATCTGCTCTGGAGGAGCAGGCAGCAGCCGACGGCGCAGCGGGAGCCCGACGACTTCATCGGCGACCAGCACAAGCACGCCTCCGACCAGCTGCGCCAGCTGCGCAACGGCGACGTCGTCGAGTACCTGGGCCACAACTGGTTCGTCCGCGGGCGCATCGACTTCGACGAGGACGGCTACCGCTGGACCGAGCACATGATCGACGACGCCGAGGGCAAGAAGTGGCTCTCGATCGAGGACGACGAGAGCTTCGAGGTCTCGCTGTGGCACGCGATCCCGCTCGGTGACATCGAGCAGGGCACCGTCGGTGACCGCGACGTCATCGTCGGCGGCGTCGCCTACCGGCTGCAGGAGAAGGGCTCGGCCGCCTTCACCGCCACCGGCGCGACCGGCACGGCGCCGTCGGGCACGGCCGAGTACGCCGACTACAAGTCGGTCGACGGCAAGCTGCTCGGCTTCGAGAAGTGGGGCAGCAACTGGGAGCCCTCCCTCGGCGAGGTTCTGCAGCCGTTCGAGCTGACGGTCTACCCCTCCACCGACCGGCCCGCGACCCTGGACGACGAGTGA
- the tmk gene encoding dTMP kinase — MRFPGVYAEHGVFVCFEGGEGSGKSTQSRLLHEALTARGHRVLLTFEPGDTAVGKDVRRIVLSPETGDLDDRTEALLFAADKAEHIESMVRPALERGEVVITDRYVDSMLAYQGAGRVLDAAQLEEVARWATADLRPHLTVLLDLDPTAGFTRFEERDRMEQESQQFHERVRSAFVALAERNPDHYLVLDARAPVEEIHAAVLARLEPLLAQAVTA; from the coding sequence GTGAGGTTTCCCGGTGTCTACGCCGAGCACGGCGTGTTCGTGTGTTTCGAGGGCGGCGAGGGGTCGGGCAAGTCGACCCAGTCGCGGCTGCTCCACGAGGCGCTGACGGCCCGCGGCCACCGCGTCCTGCTGACCTTCGAGCCGGGAGACACGGCCGTCGGAAAGGACGTACGCCGCATCGTGCTGTCCCCGGAGACCGGTGATCTCGACGACCGGACCGAGGCGCTGCTGTTCGCCGCCGACAAGGCCGAGCACATCGAGTCGATGGTCCGCCCGGCGCTGGAGCGGGGCGAGGTGGTGATCACCGACCGCTACGTCGACTCGATGCTGGCCTACCAGGGCGCCGGCCGGGTGCTGGACGCCGCACAGCTGGAGGAGGTGGCTCGGTGGGCGACCGCCGACCTGCGCCCCCACCTGACCGTGCTGCTCGATCTGGACCCGACCGCAGGGTTCACCCGGTTCGAGGAGCGCGACCGGATGGAGCAGGAGTCGCAGCAGTTCCACGAGCGGGTGCGGTCGGCGTTCGTGGCGCTCGCGGAGCGCAACCCCGACCACTATCTGGTGCTGGACGCCCGCGCTCCGGTCGAGGAGATCCACGCCGCAGTGCTGGCGCGGCTCGAGCCTCTTCTCGCCCAGGCGGTGACGGCATGA